Proteins encoded in a region of the Leishmania infantum JPCM5 genome chromosome 5 genome:
- a CDS encoding putative ATP-dependent RNA helicase encodes MTEFQRLGIQRWLSEQCTYMALETPTPIQCKCIPAILAGRHVVGGAATGSGKTAAFALPILQALAADAYGVFALVLTPSRELAYQIIDQFIAFGAPLRVRTMLAVGGVPTETQVDALKARPHIVAATPGRLRHLLGVFAPEVKKAFAHLRYLVLDEADRLTEGDILRDVQSLIRLLPPTRQRQVLMFTATLHPRLTTLEAPQAEQGLPASSGAAGEREGQNLASSHSPPLQQPQNGEVDEAAEHFSLLAELGITDASTLEVAVVQGAIQEGLGHAAESGSTGAAGGPISSATAPTLPGRPTSFHLPATLTQNYLFIPNMVKLPYLVAALRLQGKEQSTIVYVNSCLRAELVRLTLQLLGFPVCSLDSLLTQQHRLDSVASFKLGIARILVCTDIAARGLDIPAVSLVLHYDVPKHAETYVHRVGRTARAGREGTSVALVTEYDVSLVQRIEKKIGATLTLWKSPAAKESAILSLLDEVSSAKIQARQQVTEQFGARVQTNKAHAARKKATAAAARSARSPRQRQQQQEQRLPSAEPNATASMAGTASPTSLSGLKRARRSAATAEDAPTQAGVVAKKAKKGAAVRGLAADATASRRSATQQRPAKKSATGESDHSPARKRVKEAA; translated from the coding sequence ATGACCGAATTTCAACGACTCGGCATCCAGCGCTGGCTCTCAGAGCAGTGCACGTACATGGCGCTGGAGACCCCAACTCCGATTCAATGCAAGTGCATCCCGGCCATCCTGgccggccgccacgtcgtcggcggtgccgcgacCGGCTCGGGTAAGACGGCCGCCTTTGCCCTTCCCATTCTACAGGCCCTCGCGGCCGACGCATACGGCGTCTTTGCCCTTGTGCTGACGCCGTCCAGGGAGTTGGCGTACCAGATCATTGACCAGTTTATTGCCttcggcgcgccgctgcgggtgcgCACGATGCTTGCTGTTGGCGGGGTGCCGACGGAAACGCAAGTGGACGCGCTGAAGGCACGGCCGCACATCGTCGCAGCGACGCCCGGACGGCTCCGCCACCTGCTGGGGGTATTCGCGCcggaggtgaagaaggcgtTCGCCCATCTACGCTACCTGGtgctggacgaggcggacCGGCTGACGGAGGGCGATATTCTGCGAGATGTCCAGTCGCTGATACGGCTGCTCCCGCcaacgcggcagcgacaggtGCTGATGTTCACAGCAACGCTGCACCCTCGGCTCACCACGCTGGAGGCTCCGCAGGCGGAGCAGGGCTTACCGGCAAGCAGTGGTGCGGCAGGGGAGCGTGAAGGTCAAAACCTTGCTTCATCGCAttcaccgccgctgcagcagccgcagaacGGAGAGGTGGACGAAGCCGCAGAGCACTTCTCCCTGCTGGCAGAGCTCGGCATCACGGATGCATCAACCttggaggtggcggtggtgcaaGGAGCCATACAGGAAGGTCTCGGCCACGCCGCGGAAAGCGGAAGcacaggtgctgctggtgggcCAATCAGCTCCGCGACGGCACCGACGCTTCCAGGAAGACCGACGTCGTTCCACCTACCAGCGACGCTCACACAAAACTACCTGTTCATCCCGAACATGGTGAAACTGCCGTACctcgtggcggcgctgcgcttgcAGGGCAAAGAGCAATCCACCATCGTCTACGTCAACTCCTGCCTGCGGGCAGAGCTGGTGCggctgacgctgcagctgctcggcttcccaGTATGCAGCCTGGATTCGCTCCTGACACAGCAACACCGGCTTGATAGCGTGGCCAGCTTCAAGTTAGGCATCGCGCGCATTCTTGTCTGCACCGACATTGCGGCTCGCGGGCTCGATATCCCGGCCGTCAGCCTGGTGCTCCACTACGACGTGCCCAAGCACGCGGAGACGTACGTGCATCGTGTGGGCCGTACCGCGCGTGCCGGCCGCGAGGGCACTTCTGTCGCGCTCGTCACCGAGTACGACGTGAGTCTCGTGCAGCGCATCGAGAAGAAGATCGGCGCCACGCTCACCCTGTGGAAGTCGCCAGCGGCGAAGGAGTCCGCGAttctgtcgctgctggacgAGGTGTCGTCCGCCAAGATCCAGGCGAGGCAGCAGGTGACAGAGCAGTTTGGTGCTCGTGTGCAGACGAACAAGGCGCACGCGGCCCGCAAAAAagcgactgcggcggccgcgcgctCTGCACGCTCcccacggcagcggcagcagcagcaggagcagcgcttGCCCAGCGCAGAACCGAACGCTACTGCTAGCATGGCTGGCACGGCATCGCCCACCTCGCTCAGCGGGTTGAAGCGCGCTCGCAGgtctgccgccactgccgaaGATGCACCCACCCAAGCAGGCGTCGTCGCGAAGAAGGCAAAGAAgggcgccgcggtgcgcggcttggctgccgacgccaccgcatcgcggaggagcgcaacgcagcagcggccggccAAGAAGAGCGCGACCGGCGAGTCAGACCACAGTCCGGCTCGCAAGCGTGTAAAGGAGGCTGCATAG